DNA sequence from the Shewanella piezotolerans WP3 genome:
CTTCATTGGCTACTTAGCTTTAATGATGGGGATTGGCCTTTGGGCTTACAAAGCAACAGACTCAGTAGACGATTATATTTTGGGTGGCCGTGGCATGGGGCCTGGCGTAACAGCGTTAAGTGTCGGTGCTTCAGATATGTCTGGCTGGCTACTGCTCGGATTACCTGGCGCGGTCTACTTAGGCGGTTTGGGTGAAGCTTGGATCGGCTTTGGGCTGGTTTTTGGTGCTTGGCTTAACTGGCTCTTTGTCGCAAAAAGATTACGCATTTATACCGAGTTTACCGATAATGCTCTTACCCTACCCGATTTCTTTGAAAAACGATTTGAAGACAGCAAAGGCATACTCAAGTTAGTTTCAGCGGTAACTATTTTAGTCTTTTTCACCTTTTATGCATCGTCAGGTATGGTCGGTGGCGCTATATTATTTGAAAAAGTTTTCGGCCTTGATTACACCCTAGCATTGATTATTGGTTCTACCATTATTGTCGCTTACACTTTCGTTGGTGGCTTCTTTGCTGTGAGCTGGACTGACTTTTTCCAAGGTAGCTTGATGTTAGTAGCCTTATTAATCGTACCGATTGCTATCTTCAGCCAACCAGAAGCTCAGCAAGGTTTTGAAACTTTAGACCCTGCAATGTTGTCACTGTTCAGCGAAAATACTACCTTTATCGGATTAGTCTCTCTGCTGGCTTGGGGTCTAGGTTACTTCGGTCAGCCTCATATTTTATCGCGTTTCATGGCGATTGGCTCTGCTAAAGATATTACTGTTTCTCGCCGTATTGCAATGAGTTGGATGGTTGTCGCACTATTTGGCGCTTTAGCAACCGGCCTTGCAGGTACACTCTATTTTGCAGCTGAACCATTAGAAAACCCGGAAACGGTATTTATTCACTTAGCCCATGCCGCTTTTAACCCTTGGATAGGCGGATTACTGATAGCAGCAATTCTGTCAGCGATTATGAGCACCATCGATTCACAGTTGTTAGTATGTTCAAGTGTGATTACGGAAGACTTTTACAAGAAATGGCTACGTCCTCAGGCAGAAAGTAAAGAGCTTATGCTCGTGGGTCGTATCGGTGTACTCGCCATTGCCGTCATCGCGGGGGTTGTAGCACTTAACCCTGAAAGCAGTGTGCTTGGTCTGGTCAGTTATGCATGGGCAGGTTTTGGCGCCGCATTTGGCCCTGTGGTTTTGATGTCGCTTTTCTGGCGTGATTACAGCCGCAATGGTGCAGTAGCAACAATTATCGTTGGTGCGGTAACAGTGGTTGTTTGGAAGCAACTTAGCGGCGGAATATTTGACCTCTATGAAATTCTCCCAGGCTTCCTATTTGCTACCATCGCAGGTGTACTTACCAGTAAATTACAGGCTCCATCTGATAAAGTAAAAGCACAATTTAGCGAGTTCGAAGCTAAGCTGTAATTGAGTAAATTAGCATTACTACTAAAAAGCGTACATCTGTACGCTTTTTTTTATCCTTCAATTCACATCGAAAAAAAAGCCCGCGTTACATACTCTTAACCATAAGTTAAACCTTAATTATCTCCCAAGCCTTTATGCTATATAGCTTCTTTATCCATATTCAATCGAAAGAATGATTTTCTAAACTTCTAAGCGTCTCAATTAACTAATAATTAACAATTTTTTAGCTCTGGTCGGAGTTGTTAGCTTGCCCTTACCTACCTAAGATGCACTGGTCTAACAAGTGGATCTTGCAGTTAATTTCAAATTAACACCTATATAAGCAAGACCAACAATAATAGAGATGATAATAATGAAGTATTTCAACAAGACTCTTATCGCTGTATCAGTTGCTTTAGTAAGCACACAATCAATGGCTGCTGGTTTCCAACTTAACAGCCAATCAGCAACAGGTATCGGCCGTGCTTTTGCCGGTGATGCTGTCATCGCTGATAACGCATCAGTGCTATCACGTAACCCTGCTGCTATGGCGTTGTTTGATGAAAAGCAATTATCAATGGGTTTAACTTATGCTGACGTAGAAGTAGAAGTTAAAGACGTGGCTATGGGTGATGTGCATTTTGGTAGTGTACCAGATGCTGCAGAAGCAAAGATTATCCCTAATTTTTACTATGTCAGCCCAGTCAATGACAAGTTCGCCTACGGCGTTGCTATGTTCAGTAACTTCGGTACAGGTACTGATACAACTGAACTTTCAAATAATATCATTGGCGGCGTAATACCAGCACCGATTGATTTGCTTGGTAAAACAGAAGTAACAACCATTAACTTTAATCTAAGTGCTTCTTACCGCATTAATGATAACTTTAGTGTAGGTGCTGGTGTTGATGTTATTTACGGTGAAGGAACGCTTACACGTGGTGGCGCTACACCATCGCTATCAGATCCTCAGCATACCGAACTTGTTGATGTAGACGCTGATGGTGTTGCATTTGGTGGTATCGTTGGTGCTGTGTACGAATTCAATGAAAACCACCGCATTGGTGCCAGCTACCGCTTTAGTCCAGACTTTAAAGCAAGTGGTGATATCAGCATGACAGATCCGCAAGCTGGTCCAATCATGTTTGATGAAATCAATATCCCAATTCCTGATATCTTCCAAGTAGCTGGTTTTCATCAGCTAACTGAAAAGTTTGCTCTGCATTACACTGCGCAATTGACTACTTGGGGTGATTTCCATGAAATCAGTGTAACTGATGGCACAATTGGTGGCGCTCCAGTTGCTCCAGAAGCAAGTCTTAAGACTTATGCTTGGGATGACTCTTGGTTGTTCAGTGTCGGCGGTACCTATACTTTGAACGACAGCTGGACATTACGTGCAGGTTACATGTTTGACCAAGGCGTAGTTGGCGAAATCAGCTCTATTTCCATTCCTGATTCAGACCGTCAATGGTATACAGCGGGTGCTACCTACAACTTATCTAAGCACACCAGCTTAGACTTCGGTATAGCATTTGTTCGAGGTGAAGAGACTGACCTTGTTGAGTACAGCGCAATTTATGGTGCTAACCCAACTCCAATTAACGCAACAACATTGTCAAACGCAACGTATTACTCAATGCAGTACAACTACAAGTTCTAAGTTGATTATTGAGTAAACCGAAAGCCGCATTTTTGCGGCTTTTTTATTGCCTCGATGAACTGCTTTTAATTTTACCAATTTAATAATCCTTGCTAACGTTAAGCTTGTTCATATTCATCTCGCTTTAACTTGCAACATGAGTATATCTATATAGATGGAACTATCTGTTATGACTAAAAACAATGCTGTTTCTGCCTTTATTCTTGGTGGCTTACTCTGCCTAGGCATGGTGTTACTTGGCAATACCATTGGTGATAAGCTAATTAAAATGAAATCGATGGAACGTACGGTAACCGTTAAGGGGTTAGCCGAAAAAGAGGTACGTGCCAATATTGCCATCTGGCCAATCAGGTTTACCGAAGTCGATAACGATCTCGATAGCCTCTACGTAAACGTACAAACTAAGACTGATAAAGTCGCCGCATTTTTAAAACAGCAAGGTTTTGATGAGTCAGAGATCACTATCTCACTGCCCGCTATTGATGATCGATTAGCCCAAGGTTACTCAGATCCGAATGTGAAGTATCGCTACTCAGCTCGAGTCTCGTTATCACTCTATACCGATAAAATTGACCTGTTGTTGTCAGCTCGTACAAAAATGCTGTCGCTTGCCAAAGAAGGCATAGCGATTTCAGATCAAGACTACAACAGCAAAGCTCAGTTCCTATTTACTAAACTCAATGACGTTAAACCAGAGATGATCCAATCGGCGACTCAAAATGCACGGCAGGTGGCGGAAAAGTTTGCAAAGGACTCTGACTCTAAATTAGGAAAAATCAAAAAAGCCGCACAGGGACAATTCAGCATTAACGATAGAGACAGCAATACGTCTTATATAAAGAAAGTACGTATTGTGTCGACATTGACTTATTACCTAAACGACTAATTCCGATATTTCAGCCATTTAGCACAATGTTCTATTGTGCTTTTTTTTCTAAAAATCATTCCATCGCATTTTTCTAATGAATAGTTATTGCACCATAGTTTCACATCCATTAGAATAATCTCATGGATGTATTTACGGTTGAACAACTATGACGGCTTACCCTACCCCAACATTTACAGTTTTGCTTTTTTCACTGCTATTAAACTTTTCCTATACTGCAGTAGCGGCAGAACAAGCTCAAGAAAGCAGCGAAACCACAGTGACAGTTAACTACCAACACTATCCAAACTGGGTTGCTTTAGATGCCGTTATCGAACCAAGTAAAGCGGCAACCGTATCAGCACAAACATCGGGACGGATCATCAAGCTTAACTACGATGTTAATGATATTGTTGCTGAAAATGCCGCGCTACTGGAAATCACCAGTAAAGAGCAAGGTGCACATTTAGCGAGTGCAGAAGCCCAGTATGCCAAAGCCAATGCGCAAAATATCGAGGCTCAAGCTCAGTTAAAACGTTATAAGACCTTATTCCCACAAGGCGCAATATCTGCTGGCTCAATGGATGAAGCACAGGCCAATGCGAAATCAGCTCAGCAAGCAGTCAGTGCAGCGAGAGCGGGTATCGTTCAGGCCACTGAGTCACTGAAATATACCGCAGTCAGTGCACCATTTTCAGGTATTGTGACCAAAAGGCATGTCGAACAAGGCGAAACGGTCAGCCCTGGGCAGCCACTCTATTCCGGTTATTCATTAACACATATGCGGGCCGTTACTCATGTACCACAGCGCTATATTGACGCTTTGAAACAGCTGCCACAATTCCAATTAACTCTTGCCGATGGTACACAGATAGTCAGCGATAAGCTCAATATGTTTAGCTTTATTGATCAAGTCAGCCACAGTTATAAAGTGCGTATAGAACTTCCAGCAGATACCGCCGGCTTGATCCCTGGTAGCCTAATAAAAGCTCGCTTTATTAGCGGGCAACGCCAAACGATGTTCATTCCTAAATCATCATTGATCACCATTAACGACCTAACTGGCGTTTACCTGCTGCAAAATAAGCAATGGGTGCTCAATCAAGTCAGACTCGGTCAACAAAATGGTGACGACGTTGAAGTGCTAGCAGGCCTATCCAATGAAGATGTTATTGCCAAAGACGCCTATCAAACCTTATTGCAGGTTCAAAAGCAGTCAAAGCCATAGGAAGTTAGAAGAAGATGAATAATAACAATAATAGCTTAGGGATCTCCGGCAAGATTGCTGCTAGCTTTCAGCAAAGCGCTATCACCCCTTTACTGGCGCTACTTGGCTTACTGCTTGGCCTCTTTGCCGTACTGGTTACACCAAAAGAGGAAGAACCACAAATAGATGTCACTTTTGCCGACGTTTATATTCCGTTTGCTGGCGCAACACCCGCTGAGGTTGAAAGTTTAGTCACCTTGCCTACTGAGCAAATAATTTCTGAACTTAAAGGGATTGATACTCTTTATTCATTCTCGCAGCCAGATGGCGCGATGTTCATCGTCATCTTTGAAGTGGGTATAGCCAGAAACGACGCTATCGTTAAGCTCTATAACCAGATCTATGCCAACTTGGACAAACTGCCTTTAGAATCAGGCGTTGGTGAACCACTGATTAAACCTCGTGGCATTGATGATGTACCGATTGTTAGTTTAACCCTTTGGTCAAAAGATACTGCGATATCAGCTGAGCAACTCACTCATGTTGCCAACGGTTTAGAAACTGAGCTTAAAAGGATCCCCGGAACGCGAGAGATAAACTCTGTCGGTTCACAACAGCTAATCGTTAATGTTCGTATTGACCCGATTAAAATGAACTATTACGGCGTCTCATATGATGAAATCAATAATCGGTTAAGTAGTAACAACCATGTCTCTATGCCAGCTTCTCTGGTACAACAAAACCAACAGATTAAAGTGCAAACAGGCCAATTCATCAACAATCTTGATGATGTAAAACAGTTGGTAATTGCTGTTCGCAAAGACAGCGATAATCAAGCTGCGCCGATATTTCTCGCCGATATTGCAGACATCACATTAAAAGCAGATATTCCCAGCCAAACTGCTTGGCATGGCGATAAAGACAATATCTACCCTGCCGTCACCATTGCCATTGGCAAGCAACCAGGCGTTAACGCCGTAGATATTGCTGATGCCATTCTTGAGCGCGTCGATAAAGTCGATAATATCTTATTGCCAAATACGGTCAATATTTCAGTGTCTCGTAACTACGGCGAAACGGCTGGTAACAAAGCTAATACACTTATTCTAAAGCTGATTTTTGCAACCTCTGCAGTGGTCATATTAGTGCTACTCACCATGGGCTTTAGAGAATCATTAGTAGTTGGAATCGCCATTGTCATTACGCTTGCGCTGACGCTATTTGCCTCTTGGGCTTGGGGGTTTACCTTAAATCGAATCTCCCTGTTCGCACTTATCTTTTCGATAGGTATTTTGGTGGATGACGCCATTGTTGTGGTTGAGAATATTCACCGCCATATGGCAATGGGTAAAAGAAGCTTTAGCGAGCTCATCCCCATTGCCGTTGACGAAGTCGGTGGACCAACCATTCTGGCAACCTTTACAGTCATTGCAGCATTGCTACCGATGGCGTTTGTATCAGGGCTTATGGGTCCATATATGAGCCCTATTCCTATAAATGCCAGTATGGGCATGCTCATCTCTCTTGCAGTCGCCTTTATGGTCACCCCTTGGCTCAGCCGTAAACTGTTAAAACACGATGTAAATCAGGCTGACAATAAGACGGCGAAACAAGAAATGGAAAACGGCGGTGTGATGGTACGCACCTTTAATCGACTAATTGGACCGTTTGTAACAGGGAAAAATGCTAGAAAGGCACGCTTTGGCTTAGCCGCTGGGATCTTCGTTCTTATCGCTAGTGCCGTTGCACTGCCTATTGGTAAGTTAGTAGTACTCAAAATGCTGCCTTTTGACAACAAGTCAGAATTTCAAATAATGGTCGATCTCCCTGAAGGCACGCCAGTAGAGCAAACCCAGAGAACGTTGAAAGCACTCGCGCAGCACCTAAACACCGTTGATGAAGTTGATAACTATCAACTTTATGCGGGTACCAGCGCACCGATGAATTTTAATGGCTTAGTACGCCACTACTTTTTACGTCAAACTCAGGAGCTTGGTGATATTCAGGTGAACCTAGTTGATAAACAACATAGGGACAGAGACAGCCACAGCATTGCTTTAGCGGTTAGAGGGCCGCTGCAACAGATAGCCAAGCAATATAACGCTAATGTCAAAGTGGTTGAGGTTCCGCCAGGGCCACCTGTTTGGTCGCCTATTCTCGCTGAGGTTTATGGCCCGAGTGAAGCGATTAGAGAAAAAGCAGCCAATCAATTACAAGCGCTATTCCATCAAACTACCGATGTAGTAGATATTGATATCTATCTACCTGCAGCGCAGGCCAAATGGCAAGTTAATATAGATAGAAGCAAAGCGAGCTTGCTTGGTGTTGAATATGCTCAGGTGGTCGATCTCGTGGCCACCAGCATTGGCGGTAAAGATATTAGCTACTTGCATATGCCCAAGCAAAAATACCCAGTGCCTATTCGTATTCAGCTCAAAGAGTCTGACAAGTTCAACTTAGAACAGGTAATGAATCTCACGATTAAAAATAGCGAAGGCCAAGCTATTGCAATGTCTGAGTTACTGAATATTCAGCACGGTACCATCGATGCGCCAATAATCCACAAGAACATGATCCCGATGATAATGGTAGTTGCCGACATGGCGGGTCCGCTCGATAGTCCGCTATATGGCATGTTTGATATGGTCGGCAAAATAGACGCCGCTAATGGCCTTGGATTTGAGCAACACTATATTAATCAACCCACAGGGCTCGATAGTGTCGCGGTGCTGTGGGATGGCGAATGGAAAATAACCTATGAAACATTCAGGGATATGGGGATCGCGTATGCTGTCGGCATGATTGCAATATACTTGCTGGTCGTCGCACAGTTTAAGTCCTATACCGTACCACTCATCATCATGGCGCCGATCCCTCTTACGGTTATTGGCGTTATGCCTGGTCATGCATTACTCGGGGCACAGTTCACTGCAACGTCGATGATCGGCATGATTGCACTTGCTGGAATAATCGTTCGAAATTCAATCCTACTCGTTGATTTTATCCACCAAGAAACTGCTGCAGGCGTACTGTTTGAACAAGCCGTTATTCACTCCGGCGCCGTTCGAGCAAAGCCTATTATGTTGACGGGAATGGCAGCGATGATCGGCGCGCTTTTCATTCTAGACGACCCTATTTTTAATGGCTTAGCGATCAGCCTTATTTTCGGCATTCTCGTATCTACACTGCTAACGCTAGTAGTCATCCCAGTGCTTTACTATGCGGTGATGAAAAAGCGCTATCAATAATCAGTTGTCATACCGCGTGCTGATAGTCGGCACGTTTTTAATCAAATGAACTTAACACTGTGAGAGGTAACACTATGTCTTTAGAACGCGCCATTATGGCTTTTGCTGGAATGATGATTTTGCTTTCACTTGCTTTAACTTTATGGGTCAGTCACAACTTTGTCTGGTTAACAGCGTTTATTGGGGTAAACTTAACCCAGAGTGCCTATACTGGGTTTTGTCCTGCAGCCATTGTTTTTAAAAAGTTTGGTTTTAAGTCAGAGGCCCAATTAGCGACTGATTAGATAATTGTTTTTGCATTCATAAAAAATCAAGGGCTGTTAGTTAGCCCTCATCAATACCAATGCGGAGCAACATCAAAAGTCGCCAAATAATAATATTAAGGAAAATTGATGAGTTACATGCATAAACTCCAATATAAACGATCAAATGTCATCGTTTTTACGGCACTAACTTTTGTGCTATTTATGTTTAGCAAATTTGCACTGGCAGTAGATAAAGATGTTGAGCAAGCATGGCAAAAAATTGATGCTGGCGCCTTGATTGTGGATGTGAGAACCGCTGAAGAGTTTGCACAAGGCCACCTACCGAACGCAATCAATATTCCTTTTGAGCAGATCGCAAAGGCTTTTGCTGAGAGAAAAATCGCAACAGATAAGTCTGTGGTTTTGTACTGCCGCAGCGGCCGTCGTAGTGGTATAGCTAATGATGCCCTGATCAGCGCCGGGTATAGTCATACATACAATGGTGGCGGTTACCAAATGCTCATGCAGCGACAACCAAAATAAGGCTAAGTAATAACACCCAAACCAATTGTAATATACTATAAAACTATAAGTGTTAACTGTTTTTACTAATGATTAATTCAATGACAGAGGCCACTCTTGCGTGGCCTCTTCTTTCATCTTAATGTAAGCATTAAAAAGTTACACAGTTAGCATTTTCAACTGCAAGCACTCTATTAAAATGCCTCAATCGACTCTTTAAACCCAAACGAGCGATATATCAGTAAGATCCACCTGTAAACAGGCAGGGCAAACATTTCCCCCCTTCAAATTAAGCACTAATAAGAATAAGTTATTACTAAATTAAAAACACAGTTAATACTCTTTAATATTAGTAACCTACAAGTAGCTCCCTTGACTCAAGCACAAACGTATACTTAATACCATCAATATCTACCACTTAGCCACCCGAATGAAAAATCAACCAAACCGACTAACAACCCGATAAACAGCTAAATGCAAGTATAACTATTCACGTAAAGAAATCTGTCCACCTAACTAAAAACACGCCATCAACAGTTAACATCTATTTTACAACTGTAACAACTATAGATACATTCTTTAGCGCAGTAAGTGATCACGAGATCCTCTACTGCAAATACTATAAGAAACAACCAAATATCCTGATTAACATGGAAGACAGTTATGACTACAAGTAAAGTAACAACAGCATTAAGCCTGTCCGTTCTTGCACTTTCGATCTCAGCAAGTGTTAGCGCGGCTCCCTCTTTCACTCCTGGTTTACACAGCAGTGCAGCCCAAATTAATAGCGAAAACCCGCTGCCTAAGCGTTATATCGTAAAGTTTAAAACTGCAGACGCTGCCGCTGGCTTTTCAATGGCAACAAATGCTATTGATGACGCAGAGTATCAACCAAGAGCCAACGAAGTCTTTTCTCACTTCCGCGCGCTTAACAGCGTCTCCGCAAAAGAGATGAAGCGCATTGGTCGCAGTAACAGCTATACCGTAAAGTTAGATAGTAAGAACATTCAAGCGCTTAGATTCCGCGCTGATGTTGATTATGTTGAAGAAGATGTGCCACGTCGTCTGCTAAGCGAAACAACTCCTTGGGGGCAAACTTATGTCGGGGCAACAACATTAAGCGATAGTCAAGCAGGCAACCGTACCATTTGTATCATTGACTCTGGTTACGATCGTGGACATAACGACCTTAATGCTAACAATGTAACAGGCACAAACAACTCCGGAACCGGAAACTGGTTTGATCCAGGTGCGGGTAATGCTCACGGAACACATGTTGCGGGCACAATTGCAGCTATTGCAAACAATGAGGGCGTTGTAGGCGTAATGCCAAACCAGAATGCCAACATTCATGTGATTAAAGTATTTAATGCTTCAGGCTGGGGTTACTCATCCTCTTTAGTCTCTGCAGTCGATACCTGTGTTAGCAACGGGGCCAATGTAGTAACAATGAGTTTAGGGGGTTCTAGCTCAAGTAATACTGAGAAGAATGCCCTCGCGGCGCATGAAAGTAATGGCGTGTTGCTTATCGCTGCTGCGGGTAACGCGGGTAATAGCACACACAGCTACCCTGCATCCTATGATGCTGTGATGTCTGTCGCTGCAGTTGATAGCAACAAAGATCATGCAGCATTCTCTCAATTTACCAACCAAGTTGAAATCTCTGGTCCAGGTGAAGCCATTCTTTCTACCGTCACTCGAGGCGAAGGTCGTCTAGCAGACATCACGATTGCTGGTCAGTCTTACTTTGATAACGGCGTGGTTCCACATAACCGTTACGTGCAATCAGGTTCGAGTCATGTACCTACCCCATTGATTGGTAGCGTTACCGCGACACTTGCTGAATGTACCGTTAACGGCAGCACTTTCAACTGTGGCAACATGGCAAACAAGATCTGTCTTGTAGAGCGTGTTGGTAATCAGGGAGCAAGCTACCCTGAAATAGATGCTGTGAAAGCGTGTAACTCTGCGGGAGCAAGCGGCGTGATAGTTTACAGTAACAGCACACTGCCTGGCCTACAAAACCCATTTCTAGTTGATAGTAATAACGAAGCGCCTATCGTTTCGGTCTCTGTTGACCGTGCTACAGGTCTTGCCCTTCGCAATCAAATTGGCGCGTCAGTTACGGTTGCCAACACTGATAACGAAGATTACGAATACTACAATGGTACTTCTATGGCGACCCCCCATGTATCAGGTGTAGCAACACTTGTGTGGAGTCATCATACGCAGTGTAGCGCAGCACAAATTCGAGCAGCACTCAATGCTACAGCGGAAGATCTTGAGACCGCTGGCCGTGATAACAACACAGGCTATGGCCTAGTTGACGCTGTTGCAGCAAAAGCGTATCTAGATGAGTCTTGTACGGGTCCAACCGATCCAGGTTCTGGCGGTGGCGATAACGAGCTAGTCAATGGCGTAGCTAAGTCTAACCTATCTGGCGCTAAGAATGATGAACTGCACTACTCTATCGACGTACCCGCTGGTGCAACAGACTTAAGCTTTAACATGAGCGGTGGTACTGGTGATGCTGATCTGTACGTTCAGTATGGTGCAGCGCCAACGACTGATAGCTATGATTGTCGTCCATGGAAAGGTGGCAATATTGAATCTTGTCCAGTTACAACTGCACAAGCCGGCACCTACTATGTGATGGTGCAAGGTTATAGTACGTTCAGTGGCGTTAACCTCGTGGCAAACTTCACTGAAG
Encoded proteins:
- a CDS encoding OmpP1/FadL family transporter; its protein translation is MKYFNKTLIAVSVALVSTQSMAAGFQLNSQSATGIGRAFAGDAVIADNASVLSRNPAAMALFDEKQLSMGLTYADVEVEVKDVAMGDVHFGSVPDAAEAKIIPNFYYVSPVNDKFAYGVAMFSNFGTGTDTTELSNNIIGGVIPAPIDLLGKTEVTTINFNLSASYRINDNFSVGAGVDVIYGEGTLTRGGATPSLSDPQHTELVDVDADGVAFGGIVGAVYEFNENHRIGASYRFSPDFKASGDISMTDPQAGPIMFDEINIPIPDIFQVAGFHQLTEKFALHYTAQLTTWGDFHEISVTDGTIGGAPVAPEASLKTYAWDDSWLFSVGGTYTLNDSWTLRAGYMFDQGVVGEISSISIPDSDRQWYTAGATYNLSKHTSLDFGIAFVRGEETDLVEYSAIYGANPTPINATTLSNATYYSMQYNYKF
- a CDS encoding YgaP family membrane protein, which translates into the protein MSLERAIMAFAGMMILLSLALTLWVSHNFVWLTAFIGVNLTQSAYTGFCPAAIVFKKFGFKSEAQLATD
- a CDS encoding SIMPL domain-containing protein, yielding MTKNNAVSAFILGGLLCLGMVLLGNTIGDKLIKMKSMERTVTVKGLAEKEVRANIAIWPIRFTEVDNDLDSLYVNVQTKTDKVAAFLKQQGFDESEITISLPAIDDRLAQGYSDPNVKYRYSARVSLSLYTDKIDLLLSARTKMLSLAKEGIAISDQDYNSKAQFLFTKLNDVKPEMIQSATQNARQVAEKFAKDSDSKLGKIKKAAQGQFSINDRDSNTSYIKKVRIVSTLTYYLND
- a CDS encoding efflux RND transporter periplasmic adaptor subunit, coding for MTAYPTPTFTVLLFSLLLNFSYTAVAAEQAQESSETTVTVNYQHYPNWVALDAVIEPSKAATVSAQTSGRIIKLNYDVNDIVAENAALLEITSKEQGAHLASAEAQYAKANAQNIEAQAQLKRYKTLFPQGAISAGSMDEAQANAKSAQQAVSAARAGIVQATESLKYTAVSAPFSGIVTKRHVEQGETVSPGQPLYSGYSLTHMRAVTHVPQRYIDALKQLPQFQLTLADGTQIVSDKLNMFSFIDQVSHSYKVRIELPADTAGLIPGSLIKARFISGQRQTMFIPKSSLITINDLTGVYLLQNKQWVLNQVRLGQQNGDDVEVLAGLSNEDVIAKDAYQTLLQVQKQSKP
- a CDS encoding rhodanese-like domain-containing protein, translating into MFSKFALAVDKDVEQAWQKIDAGALIVDVRTAEEFAQGHLPNAINIPFEQIAKAFAERKIATDKSVVLYCRSGRRSGIANDALISAGYSHTYNGGGYQMLMQRQPK
- a CDS encoding efflux RND transporter permease subunit; this encodes MNNNNNSLGISGKIAASFQQSAITPLLALLGLLLGLFAVLVTPKEEEPQIDVTFADVYIPFAGATPAEVESLVTLPTEQIISELKGIDTLYSFSQPDGAMFIVIFEVGIARNDAIVKLYNQIYANLDKLPLESGVGEPLIKPRGIDDVPIVSLTLWSKDTAISAEQLTHVANGLETELKRIPGTREINSVGSQQLIVNVRIDPIKMNYYGVSYDEINNRLSSNNHVSMPASLVQQNQQIKVQTGQFINNLDDVKQLVIAVRKDSDNQAAPIFLADIADITLKADIPSQTAWHGDKDNIYPAVTIAIGKQPGVNAVDIADAILERVDKVDNILLPNTVNISVSRNYGETAGNKANTLILKLIFATSAVVILVLLTMGFRESLVVGIAIVITLALTLFASWAWGFTLNRISLFALIFSIGILVDDAIVVVENIHRHMAMGKRSFSELIPIAVDEVGGPTILATFTVIAALLPMAFVSGLMGPYMSPIPINASMGMLISLAVAFMVTPWLSRKLLKHDVNQADNKTAKQEMENGGVMVRTFNRLIGPFVTGKNARKARFGLAAGIFVLIASAVALPIGKLVVLKMLPFDNKSEFQIMVDLPEGTPVEQTQRTLKALAQHLNTVDEVDNYQLYAGTSAPMNFNGLVRHYFLRQTQELGDIQVNLVDKQHRDRDSHSIALAVRGPLQQIAKQYNANVKVVEVPPGPPVWSPILAEVYGPSEAIREKAANQLQALFHQTTDVVDIDIYLPAAQAKWQVNIDRSKASLLGVEYAQVVDLVATSIGGKDISYLHMPKQKYPVPIRIQLKESDKFNLEQVMNLTIKNSEGQAIAMSELLNIQHGTIDAPIIHKNMIPMIMVVADMAGPLDSPLYGMFDMVGKIDAANGLGFEQHYINQPTGLDSVAVLWDGEWKITYETFRDMGIAYAVGMIAIYLLVVAQFKSYTVPLIIMAPIPLTVIGVMPGHALLGAQFTATSMIGMIALAGIIVRNSILLVDFIHQETAAGVLFEQAVIHSGAVRAKPIMLTGMAAMIGALFILDDPIFNGLAISLIFGILVSTLLTLVVIPVLYYAVMKKRYQ
- a CDS encoding S8 family serine peptidase; its protein translation is MTTSKVTTALSLSVLALSISASVSAAPSFTPGLHSSAAQINSENPLPKRYIVKFKTADAAAGFSMATNAIDDAEYQPRANEVFSHFRALNSVSAKEMKRIGRSNSYTVKLDSKNIQALRFRADVDYVEEDVPRRLLSETTPWGQTYVGATTLSDSQAGNRTICIIDSGYDRGHNDLNANNVTGTNNSGTGNWFDPGAGNAHGTHVAGTIAAIANNEGVVGVMPNQNANIHVIKVFNASGWGYSSSLVSAVDTCVSNGANVVTMSLGGSSSSNTEKNALAAHESNGVLLIAAAGNAGNSTHSYPASYDAVMSVAAVDSNKDHAAFSQFTNQVEISGPGEAILSTVTRGEGRLADITIAGQSYFDNGVVPHNRYVQSGSSHVPTPLIGSVTATLAECTVNGSTFNCGNMANKICLVERVGNQGASYPEIDAVKACNSAGASGVIVYSNSTLPGLQNPFLVDSNNEAPIVSVSVDRATGLALRNQIGASVTVANTDNEDYEYYNGTSMATPHVSGVATLVWSHHTQCSAAQIRAALNATAEDLETAGRDNNTGYGLVDAVAAKAYLDESCTGPTDPGSGGGDNELVNGVAKSNLSGAKNDELHYSIDVPAGATDLSFNMSGGTGDADLYVQYGAAPTTDSYDCRPWKGGNIESCPVTTAQAGTYYVMVQGYSTFSGVNLVANFTEDTGGGSGGTGGAATYTNNSSYSIPDNNSAGVTSTIAASRTGDSGTVTVKVNISHTYIGDLQVELHSPTGQIAILHDNTGGSANDIVKTYTVDMSGADSAGNWQLKAVDSARRDTGTINSWELSFQ
- the putP gene encoding sodium/proline symporter PutP, whose translation is MTIELPILITFIGYLALMMGIGLWAYKATDSVDDYILGGRGMGPGVTALSVGASDMSGWLLLGLPGAVYLGGLGEAWIGFGLVFGAWLNWLFVAKRLRIYTEFTDNALTLPDFFEKRFEDSKGILKLVSAVTILVFFTFYASSGMVGGAILFEKVFGLDYTLALIIGSTIIVAYTFVGGFFAVSWTDFFQGSLMLVALLIVPIAIFSQPEAQQGFETLDPAMLSLFSENTTFIGLVSLLAWGLGYFGQPHILSRFMAIGSAKDITVSRRIAMSWMVVALFGALATGLAGTLYFAAEPLENPETVFIHLAHAAFNPWIGGLLIAAILSAIMSTIDSQLLVCSSVITEDFYKKWLRPQAESKELMLVGRIGVLAIAVIAGVVALNPESSVLGLVSYAWAGFGAAFGPVVLMSLFWRDYSRNGAVATIIVGAVTVVVWKQLSGGIFDLYEILPGFLFATIAGVLTSKLQAPSDKVKAQFSEFEAKL